A genome region from Dehalobacter sp. 12DCB1 includes the following:
- the rsmA gene encoding 16S rRNA (adenine(1518)-N(6)/adenine(1519)-N(6))-dimethyltransferase RsmA encodes MTEARWEDTASYIRRVMRHGIRAKKSLGQNFLIDDSIIERIVREGVPLNNLPLIEIGPGPGALTRILAPKFPRLWAVELDKEKVELLQRELNAYPFVLLHMDALKLKLANLWGQEKGWLIGNLPYYITNPLLMHFLDQAESLLGMTVMVQKEVADRMCALPGGKDYGILSIAVQLSAEVKRLFDVPPSAFWPQPKVTSTVLRLDIRPYPGFSFEKRDIFFKVVRAAFAQRRKTLLNTLSSGLSLPKEQTAEILKAAEIDPRLRAEDVGILDYQKIAAIWETQ; translated from the coding sequence GTGACGGAAGCAAGATGGGAAGATACGGCCTCCTATATCCGCAGAGTTATGCGCCATGGGATACGGGCCAAAAAATCTTTAGGCCAGAATTTTTTAATTGATGACAGCATTATCGAAAGAATCGTTCGGGAGGGTGTGCCCTTAAATAATCTGCCATTGATTGAAATTGGACCGGGACCAGGTGCTCTAACGAGAATACTTGCCCCAAAATTCCCCAGATTGTGGGCGGTAGAACTTGATAAAGAAAAGGTTGAACTGCTCCAAAGAGAATTAAACGCCTACCCGTTTGTTCTGTTGCATATGGATGCCCTAAAGCTTAAACTAGCCAATCTTTGGGGACAGGAAAAAGGCTGGTTGATTGGTAATCTCCCGTACTACATCACAAATCCGCTACTGATGCATTTTCTCGATCAAGCGGAATCACTGCTGGGCATGACCGTTATGGTCCAGAAAGAAGTTGCCGACCGAATGTGTGCCCTGCCCGGGGGAAAGGATTATGGGATATTATCGATTGCCGTTCAGTTATCAGCCGAGGTAAAGAGGCTGTTCGACGTTCCACCTTCGGCCTTTTGGCCGCAGCCGAAGGTCACATCTACGGTGCTAAGACTGGACATCCGGCCATATCCAGGATTTTCATTTGAAAAGAGAGACATCTTTTTCAAGGTTGTGCGGGCGGCTTTTGCGCAGCGAAGGAAAACGCTGCTGAATACGCTTTCTAGCGGACTCTCCTTACCCAAAGAGCAAACTGCGGAGATACTCAAGGCTGCGGAAATAGACCCGAGGCTCAGGGCTGAAGATGTCGGAATACTTGATTATCAGAAAATTGCAGCCATCTGGGAGACGCAATGA
- a CDS encoding cyanophycinase, giving the protein MTEHIMGNLLVIGGAEDKEKDCKILKYYYREAGEKRARICVITAASEDGEQAGTTYRDLFMKFGCSNVDVIAIKDRAYANVGENIEKIIQASGIFFTGGDQLRITAMIGGTAMGMALQHLYEQGVIIGGTSAGASVMSDTMIIGGQGDTPGEDLIQMAPGLGLLKGAIIDQHFAQRGRIGRLMTAVSLNPYFLGIGIDEDTSVHITKDGNFRVIGRGTVLIADASCAVISNVDDLNNGKPLALAPVKIHVLSEGWRFNITERISFLSEADRLSMNYSVLPKKEMKQEATSS; this is encoded by the coding sequence ATGACCGAGCATATTATGGGAAATCTGCTTGTTATCGGCGGAGCAGAAGATAAGGAAAAAGACTGTAAAATTCTAAAATATTATTACCGCGAAGCAGGAGAAAAAAGAGCCAGAATATGTGTGATCACTGCAGCTTCAGAGGACGGGGAACAGGCGGGAACCACTTATAGAGACCTTTTTATGAAGTTTGGCTGCTCAAATGTAGATGTGATTGCCATTAAAGATAGAGCGTATGCCAATGTAGGAGAAAATATTGAAAAAATCATTCAAGCCAGCGGTATTTTCTTTACAGGAGGGGACCAGCTCAGGATTACAGCAATGATTGGTGGGACTGCAATGGGCATGGCCTTGCAGCATCTGTATGAGCAAGGGGTTATTATCGGAGGAACCAGTGCTGGAGCATCTGTGATGTCTGATACGATGATCATCGGCGGGCAAGGAGATACTCCCGGCGAAGACTTAATACAGATGGCCCCCGGGTTAGGGCTTTTAAAGGGTGCCATTATTGACCAGCATTTTGCCCAAAGAGGAAGGATTGGACGGCTTATGACGGCTGTCTCCTTAAATCCGTACTTCTTAGGAATCGGAATTGATGAAGATACGTCTGTCCATATCACGAAGGATGGAAACTTTCGGGTGATCGGGCGTGGAACGGTACTTATTGCTGATGCTTCATGTGCAGTGATCAGTAATGTGGATGACTTAAATAATGGGAAGCCGCTGGCCCTTGCCCCGGTCAAAATACATGTTTTGAGTGAAGGCTGGAGATTTAATATTACTGAACGAATCAGCTTTCTGAGTGAGGCTGATAGACTCAGTATGAATTATTCGGTGCTGCCTAAAAAGGAAATGAAACAGGAGGCTACATCTTCATGA
- a CDS encoding DUF4093 domain-containing protein: MNFNINTNLDYEPLIVVEGKNDAHAVRRALGKVDIIWTEGFGLTEQKLEYIAEMAERRGVIVCTDPDFAGEQIRERINKRIPKARHVYLSVEVARNPKDHDIGLENVSSEEIRKAFSKILEVKISNTDSKDGVKIVEKMNTDADAVEMADLRQSGLVGQSCSAAKRSRLGKILGIGDTNAKQFLFRINRFGITKDEFYSAVKQMEGNGE, encoded by the coding sequence ATGAATTTCAACATAAATACAAATCTTGATTATGAGCCACTGATCGTGGTCGAAGGAAAAAACGATGCGCATGCGGTCAGACGTGCCCTGGGCAAAGTTGACATCATCTGGACGGAGGGGTTTGGATTGACGGAGCAAAAGCTGGAGTATATTGCGGAGATGGCAGAGCGGCGCGGCGTTATTGTCTGTACGGACCCTGATTTTGCTGGGGAACAGATTCGGGAGCGGATCAATAAACGGATCCCGAAGGCCAGGCATGTTTATCTTTCCGTCGAGGTAGCCCGCAATCCGAAAGATCATGACATCGGCCTGGAAAACGTTTCTTCCGAGGAGATCAGGAAAGCGTTTTCCAAAATACTTGAAGTAAAGATTTCGAATACGGACAGCAAAGACGGAGTGAAAATTGTTGAGAAGATGAATACGGATGCGGATGCGGTAGAAATGGCTGATTTACGCCAAAGCGGCCTGGTTGGGCAAAGCTGTTCGGCTGCAAAACGGTCCCGGCTTGGGAAAATTTTGGGGATTGGGGATACCAATGCCAAGCAATTTTTATTTCGCATCAACCGTTTTGGGATAACCAAAGACGAATTTTATTCGGCAGTAAAGCAGATGGAAGGGAATGGGGAGTAA
- the yabG gene encoding sporulation peptidase YabG yields MFKIGDIVARLSYNQDLFLKILALNKKRKKITAVLGGLNYRLIADSDVNDLVFKNDKQTVHYQLADSQEVYKKFRKVVYDRKFKVEEEYFEIPGKILHLDGDREYLDHCLRTYRQLGLQAKGICKSEAEQPKAIAGALRDYPADILVLTGHDSLLKGKSNLKSLDSYRSSGYFVQSVTEARRIQPNKDQLVVFAGGCQSNFEAIIEAGANFASSPRRMLIHALDPVFLVESIAYTPIDRTVSLKDIIRHTVTGADGVGGIETRGQLRRGYPKVEH; encoded by the coding sequence ATGTTTAAAATAGGAGATATTGTGGCCCGCCTTTCTTATAACCAGGATTTATTTTTGAAAATACTGGCCCTGAATAAAAAGCGCAAGAAAATAACAGCAGTGCTCGGTGGGCTTAATTACCGACTAATCGCCGATTCCGATGTCAATGACCTTGTTTTTAAGAATGATAAGCAAACTGTCCATTATCAGCTGGCCGATTCTCAGGAAGTTTATAAAAAATTTCGTAAGGTTGTCTACGACCGCAAATTCAAGGTTGAAGAAGAATACTTTGAAATACCGGGCAAAATTCTTCATTTGGATGGAGATCGAGAATATTTGGATCATTGTCTAAGAACGTATAGACAATTGGGACTTCAGGCCAAAGGTATTTGCAAGTCAGAAGCAGAACAGCCCAAGGCGATTGCCGGGGCTTTACGAGATTATCCGGCGGATATTCTGGTTTTAACAGGCCATGATTCTTTGCTTAAAGGAAAAAGCAATTTGAAAAGTTTGGACAGCTACCGGAGTTCGGGCTATTTTGTGCAGTCCGTCACAGAAGCAAGGCGAATTCAACCGAATAAAGATCAGTTGGTTGTGTTTGCAGGCGGATGCCAGTCTAATTTTGAAGCAATTATTGAAGCCGGTGCAAATTTTGCCTCTTCGCCAAGACGAATGCTAATTCATGCCTTAGACCCTGTGTTTCTGGTCGAAAGCATTGCCTATACGCCAATTGACCGTACCGTTTCTCTCAAAGATATTATTCGACATACAGTTACGGGGGCAGACGGTGTAGGTGGGATTGAAACAAGAGGACAGCTCAGAAGAGGTTACCCCAAAGTAGAGCATTAA
- the cphA gene encoding cyanophycin synthetase, whose protein sequence is MMIHQVKAIEGSNFFSYRPVIRGIVSISEWQGKMTHELGDFNQRLLKALPSLAGHTCSRGKPGGFVERLEEGTLPGHVLEHVSIELLTLAGEKGRYGKTRVLVEEMDEYEVIYEYECKEAAIEALYAAAGLLNRLRYGEEPNAEPLVAQLKKLRSVYMPGPSTQAILQACLGRGIPYQKLGEGNLYQLGYGRLQKRIQAAMTSETGCIGTDIAGDKQLARQILSESAIPVPRGKIASSEAEILKLFRQFDSSVVIKPCLGNQGKGVSLNLTKESEIVKAFRLAQSYSTKVIIEEHIKGNNYRLLIVGGKLVAAARRKPPMVVGNGKSSIKELIKQENNNPLRGTGHEKYLSKIVIDPVLILDLSRQRFSLESVPHLGEKIVLRQSANLSTGSTAADVTDLVHRDNAELAVYAASVLGLDIAGIDFILEDIRRSYREQDGRIIEVNAAPGLRMHLLPSAGQSRNIGKDIVNMLFPHGNGRIPIVSVTGTNGKTTVVRLLSKMLQKQQLTVGMTSTEGIYINDRLLSKGDHSGPVSARTVLRHPDVQVAVLETARGGILRAGLGYDYADVAIITNISEDHLGQYGIENIEDLSKVKSLVAERVQKYGFAILNADDPQVVDLDQKTSGHVIYFSTEIQNRRICKHLAFGGVAVVADERKIWIYQGTCGSTVCNLNKIPITWGGKARHNVQNVLAAVAACYALGYNAQQIRRAVSGFGQNPEDNQGRLEYYEMDGFKVVLDYGHNPAGMKEVVQTLQMIGHKRLVGCIGLPGDRSDATVKQFAREAAAGFDLLYIKEDADLRGRKSGEIAQMIYEEALKEGKKASSVKIILKEEEALREALAKAREGDIVVIFYEKAEPLRKIISDHFNSIPPEIRNLVD, encoded by the coding sequence ATGATGATACATCAGGTAAAAGCAATTGAAGGCTCAAACTTTTTCAGTTACAGGCCCGTGATCCGCGGAATTGTCAGTATTTCCGAATGGCAGGGGAAAATGACCCATGAGCTTGGTGATTTCAATCAAAGATTGTTAAAAGCGTTGCCTTCACTTGCAGGTCATACCTGTTCCCGTGGAAAACCTGGGGGGTTTGTTGAAAGATTGGAAGAAGGGACATTGCCCGGACATGTACTAGAGCATGTCAGTATAGAATTGCTGACTTTAGCCGGGGAAAAAGGTCGTTATGGCAAAACGCGTGTTCTGGTTGAAGAAATGGATGAATATGAGGTGATCTATGAATATGAATGCAAGGAAGCAGCAATAGAGGCACTTTATGCTGCAGCCGGTCTTCTCAACCGGCTACGCTATGGGGAAGAGCCGAACGCCGAGCCGTTGGTCGCTCAATTAAAAAAACTTCGTTCAGTGTATATGCCCGGGCCTTCCACGCAAGCAATTCTTCAAGCTTGTCTTGGCAGAGGTATCCCTTATCAAAAGCTTGGAGAAGGAAATCTTTATCAGCTTGGATATGGCCGTCTACAAAAAAGAATACAGGCAGCGATGACGAGTGAAACGGGTTGCATCGGGACAGATATTGCAGGAGACAAACAGCTTGCCCGACAAATACTCAGCGAATCTGCTATACCAGTCCCGCGCGGAAAGATAGCTTCTTCGGAAGCGGAAATTCTGAAGCTATTCCGACAATTTGACAGCAGTGTGGTTATAAAGCCATGTCTGGGCAATCAAGGAAAAGGGGTATCCCTCAATCTAACGAAGGAAAGTGAGATTGTTAAAGCTTTTCGCCTGGCGCAGAGCTACAGCACAAAGGTGATTATCGAAGAACACATTAAAGGAAACAACTACAGGCTTCTTATTGTTGGGGGCAAATTGGTAGCGGCGGCCAGGAGAAAACCGCCGATGGTTGTCGGAAACGGCAAATCGAGCATTAAAGAACTGATCAAACAGGAAAATAACAATCCTTTAAGGGGGACGGGGCACGAAAAGTATTTATCAAAAATTGTAATTGATCCTGTTCTTATTTTGGATCTCAGCCGTCAGAGATTTTCACTGGAATCTGTTCCGCATCTTGGAGAAAAAATCGTACTTCGGCAAAGTGCAAACCTTAGTACCGGATCAACGGCAGCAGACGTGACGGATTTGGTACACAGGGATAATGCGGAGCTGGCTGTTTATGCAGCAAGCGTACTGGGACTCGATATTGCCGGGATAGACTTTATTTTGGAAGATATCAGGCGCTCTTACCGGGAGCAGGATGGTAGAATTATTGAAGTTAATGCAGCTCCGGGTTTAAGAATGCATTTGCTGCCCAGTGCCGGTCAAAGCAGGAATATTGGTAAGGATATTGTCAATATGCTCTTTCCGCATGGAAATGGCAGAATCCCTATTGTCTCTGTGACAGGAACCAATGGCAAGACAACTGTCGTCCGTCTCTTAAGTAAAATGCTTCAGAAACAGCAATTAACGGTGGGGATGACTTCGACGGAAGGGATCTATATTAATGACAGACTGCTCAGCAAGGGTGACCACAGCGGACCTGTCAGCGCCCGGACTGTCCTAAGACACCCCGATGTCCAAGTTGCGGTCCTGGAAACAGCCAGAGGGGGGATCTTGCGGGCAGGTCTCGGTTATGATTATGCGGATGTCGCAATTATCACAAATATTTCTGAGGATCATCTCGGTCAATACGGTATTGAAAATATTGAGGATTTGAGCAAGGTGAAGAGTCTGGTTGCTGAAAGAGTACAAAAGTATGGTTTTGCCATTCTGAATGCAGATGATCCTCAGGTTGTGGATCTGGACCAAAAAACCAGTGGCCATGTTATTTACTTCAGTACTGAGATCCAGAATAGAAGAATCTGCAAACACCTAGCGTTTGGAGGCGTTGCCGTAGTCGCAGATGAGAGGAAGATATGGATTTATCAAGGAACCTGCGGCTCAACTGTTTGTAATTTAAATAAGATCCCGATTACCTGGGGAGGAAAAGCAAGGCATAATGTTCAAAATGTCCTGGCAGCTGTTGCAGCTTGCTATGCGTTGGGATATAATGCTCAGCAAATCAGGAGGGCGGTAAGCGGCTTCGGGCAAAATCCTGAAGATAATCAGGGAAGGCTCGAATATTATGAAATGGATGGCTTTAAGGTAGTTCTGGATTACGGTCATAACCCTGCCGGTATGAAAGAGGTTGTCCAAACACTTCAGATGATTGGGCACAAGAGGCTTGTAGGGTGTATCGGCTTGCCCGGTGACAGAAGCGACGCCACAGTAAAACAATTTGCCAGGGAAGCTGCCGCAGGATTTGATCTGCTGTATATTAAGGAAGATGCAGATCTTCGAGGCAGAAAATCAGGAGAAATTGCGCAAATGATCTATGAAGAGGCTTTAAAGGAAGGGAAAAAGGCAAGTTCGGTAAAGATCATTCTTAAGGAAGAGGAAGCCTTACGCGAAGCTCTG
- a CDS encoding ATP-binding protein, whose amino-acid sequence MEKDLYMTISSKTKQLLVKQEGFDADFKMTVKGIQATDLVAFANSENGGTILVGVGEVEDKNSMQKGRMIGCPVGDKERLFILSKAESCVPPVEVAIIIENYARKPIYRIEIPSGKEKPYCTAGGTYKIRGDGRTNTLLPGRLLTLYIEKQSETFFNRFREATKELGKDIMASDTMLQNALNELRRKVLQIESAIESNKNSLEKIAAIDKKMDQILSMQAKGE is encoded by the coding sequence ATGGAAAAAGATCTATATATGACAATTTCCAGCAAAACGAAACAGCTACTGGTCAAACAGGAAGGTTTCGATGCGGATTTCAAAATGACAGTTAAAGGCATTCAAGCCACAGATTTAGTAGCATTTGCGAATTCTGAAAATGGAGGAACCATTTTAGTTGGCGTCGGCGAGGTTGAAGATAAAAACAGCATGCAGAAAGGTAGAATGATCGGCTGTCCGGTTGGTGACAAGGAAAGGCTCTTTATTTTAAGTAAAGCTGAGAGTTGTGTTCCGCCCGTTGAAGTCGCTATAATAATAGAAAACTATGCCAGAAAACCAATCTACCGAATTGAGATTCCCTCCGGTAAAGAAAAACCGTACTGCACGGCCGGAGGTACATACAAGATCAGAGGGGACGGTCGGACCAACACCTTGCTTCCCGGAAGGCTGCTGACCCTTTACATCGAAAAACAAAGCGAAACATTTTTTAACCGCTTTCGCGAAGCAACGAAAGAACTAGGGAAAGATATTATGGCTTCGGATACAATGCTTCAAAATGCCTTGAACGAGCTCAGACGCAAAGTGCTGCAGATTGAATCTGCCATTGAGAGTAATAAAAATAGCCTGGAAAAAATAGCGGCAATTGATAAAAAAATGGATCAGATTTTGTCGATGCAAGCTAAAGGAGAATAA
- a CDS encoding ATPase, protein MKGNMKHVFPGGNTSEGFFSYYSFLLEKGSKRIFVIKGGPGVGKSTLMKKIGNRMIEMGYDVEFHHCSSDHHSLDGIAVLDAGIVMVDGTAPHIVDPKYPGGLDEIINLGEFWDTDAMQHNVKHIIASTNEVSRLFARAYCLLRAARAVAENIMAITRKSMDFSALNMETSRLAKKIFEGVYMEESSGRIGVARHLFSCAYTPEGFVDFTDSILQGIREIVYLEGKMGTGKSVFMEKVAAKAMEKGFDVEIYHLPLIPSKIGTIVIKELQVALTSSEYFRNNHQESVNLNRHIHTELSSSLTQELNSDLDLFDHLTHSGMNCIHQAKQEHDVLEQYYVPYMDFSAVEERYEQILSRILDLVDSKACAAGIQLH, encoded by the coding sequence ATGAAAGGAAACATGAAACATGTATTTCCGGGCGGAAATACCTCAGAGGGATTCTTTTCGTACTATTCGTTTTTGCTAGAAAAAGGTTCAAAACGGATTTTTGTGATCAAAGGGGGACCAGGTGTTGGAAAATCAACGTTGATGAAAAAAATTGGGAACAGAATGATAGAAATGGGTTATGATGTGGAATTCCACCACTGCTCTTCCGATCATCATTCCCTAGACGGGATAGCGGTTTTAGATGCCGGGATTGTGATGGTTGATGGAACTGCACCGCATATTGTGGATCCAAAGTATCCTGGAGGTCTGGATGAAATCATTAATCTGGGAGAATTTTGGGATACGGATGCCATGCAGCACAATGTAAAACATATAATCGCGTCAACGAATGAAGTCAGTCGTCTATTTGCCAGGGCTTATTGTTTGTTAAGGGCAGCCAGAGCAGTCGCAGAGAATATAATGGCCATAACCAGGAAGTCTATGGATTTTTCTGCATTGAATATGGAAACATCGCGTTTGGCAAAGAAAATATTTGAGGGTGTGTACATGGAGGAGAGTTCCGGTAGGATCGGCGTGGCTAGACATCTGTTTTCCTGTGCGTATACACCGGAAGGTTTTGTTGATTTTACAGATTCCATTCTGCAGGGAATCCGGGAAATTGTTTATCTGGAAGGCAAAATGGGCACAGGAAAATCCGTTTTTATGGAGAAAGTCGCTGCTAAGGCCATGGAAAAAGGTTTTGATGTAGAAATTTATCACTTACCGCTAATCCCTTCCAAAATTGGAACGATCGTAATTAAAGAACTGCAGGTTGCTCTGACGTCAAGCGAATATTTCCGAAACAATCATCAAGAGTCCGTTAACCTGAACAGGCATATCCATACGGAGCTTTCCTCATCACTGACACAGGAACTAAACAGTGACCTGGATTTGTTTGATCATCTTACGCACAGTGGAATGAACTGTATTCATCAGGCCAAACAGGAGCACGATGTTCTGGAGCAATATTATGTCCCGTATATGGATTTCTCAGCAGTTGAAGAGAGATACGAGCAGATTTTAAGCAGGATTTTGGACCTTGTAGACAGTAAAGCCTGCGCAGCAGGAATACAACTGCATTAA